From a single Bacteroidia bacterium genomic region:
- a CDS encoding U32 family peptidase, giving the protein MKKKVEILAPAKNLYQGMAAINAGADAVYIGAPQFGARTNAANSVEDIAELVRYAHLFKAQVFVVLNTILYQNELEICEKLIHELYDIGVDALIVQDMGILEMNLPPIVIHASTQANNRDPKHIKFLHDAGMKRVVLARELNLDQIREIREATDVELEFFVSGALCVSFSGNCYMSVANGERSANRGSCAQNCRLPYNLIDGTGKTLLTETHLLSIKDLNLSDRLPELIEAGVTSFKIEGRLKDIVYVKNNVSYLRKRLDTFLAGSDTYEKASSGRTFYNFDAEMDKSFNRGYTDYFVNKRVKKIGSWETPKSQGQFIGKLLEVKANGYVIENQELLNNGDGLYFVNEEGKADGDRVNVIANGLVIPNTFRPLPVGTLIYRNADAAFNKLVEREDSAIRKIGVALNFSESATGFILTATDEDGHVSTAALEGEKDLTKNGESIIPNIKKNLSKAGNTPFIVDDIQIHFSNNWFLPISKINDIRRTVLEQLVDIRIKEYHREEFQITKTDHPYPISELDFTHNVSNKLARQFYERHGVTQIEKAFELQWDPGKSRVMTTKYCVKYELGKCPRFQRATMGEKVVEPLVLKHGEVEYKLKFNCKPCEMEIWEKDAEFEIEEEGIWD; this is encoded by the coding sequence ATGAAAAAGAAGGTCGAAATTTTAGCTCCTGCTAAGAACCTTTACCAGGGTATGGCAGCGATCAATGCCGGTGCTGATGCCGTTTATATCGGTGCGCCTCAATTCGGTGCCCGCACCAATGCCGCCAATTCGGTAGAGGACATTGCCGAATTGGTCCGGTACGCACACCTATTCAAGGCTCAGGTCTTTGTGGTGCTGAATACCATTCTTTATCAGAATGAACTCGAAATCTGTGAAAAACTCATTCACGAGTTATACGACATTGGTGTGGATGCACTTATCGTGCAGGACATGGGCATTCTGGAAATGAACCTGCCGCCTATCGTCATTCATGCGAGTACGCAGGCCAACAATCGCGATCCTAAGCACATCAAATTCCTCCACGACGCTGGAATGAAACGAGTAGTGCTGGCGCGGGAGCTAAACCTCGATCAGATCAGGGAAATCCGCGAAGCGACCGATGTGGAGTTGGAGTTTTTTGTTTCAGGCGCGCTCTGTGTTTCGTTTAGCGGCAATTGTTATATGAGTGTGGCAAATGGCGAACGCAGTGCCAACCGGGGTTCCTGCGCACAAAATTGCCGGCTGCCCTACAACCTGATCGATGGCACGGGAAAAACCCTGTTGACAGAAACGCATTTGCTCTCGATCAAGGATTTGAATCTGAGCGACCGGCTGCCGGAGTTGATTGAAGCGGGGGTAACTTCTTTCAAAATAGAAGGGAGATTGAAAGACATCGTCTATGTCAAAAACAATGTCTCTTACCTGAGAAAGCGGCTGGATACTTTTCTCGCAGGTAGCGATACCTATGAAAAAGCCTCTTCCGGGCGCACTTTTTACAATTTCGATGCAGAAATGGACAAAAGTTTTAACCGGGGCTATACCGACTATTTTGTCAATAAAAGGGTGAAAAAAATTGGCTCCTGGGAAACCCCCAAATCACAGGGCCAGTTTATCGGCAAACTGCTGGAAGTAAAAGCCAATGGCTATGTCATTGAAAATCAGGAATTGTTGAATAATGGCGACGGGCTCTACTTTGTAAATGAAGAAGGAAAGGCTGATGGCGATCGCGTCAATGTCATTGCGAATGGCCTGGTCATTCCCAACACATTCCGGCCACTTCCTGTGGGAACTTTGATTTACCGAAACGCTGATGCAGCTTTTAATAAGCTCGTAGAAAGAGAAGACAGCGCCATTCGCAAAATCGGCGTAGCCCTGAACTTCTCAGAAAGCGCCACTGGTTTTATCCTGACAGCCACAGATGAAGACGGTCATGTGAGCACAGCGGCCCTCGAAGGGGAAAAAGATCTGACCAAAAACGGAGAATCCATTATCCCCAATATCAAAAAGAACCTTTCCAAAGCAGGGAATACGCCTTTTATTGTCGATGATATTCAAATCCATTTTTCCAACAATTGGTTTCTGCCCATTTCCAAAATCAACGATATCAGGCGGACGGTATTGGAGCAATTGGTGGACATCAGGATCAAAGAATACCATCGGGAAGAATTTCAAATCACGAAAACAGACCACCCCTACCCCATTTCCGAGCTGGACTTCACCCACAACGTATCAAACAAACTGGCGCGGCAATTTTACGAAAGACATGGCGTCACCCAGATTGAGAAAGCCTTTGAATTGCAATGGGACCCAGGCAAGTCGCGGGTGATGACAACCAAGTACTGCGTCAAATATGAGTTGGGCAAATGCCCGCGTTTTCAACGGGCCACCATGGGCGAGAAGGTCGTGGAGCCATTGGTGCTCAAGCATGGAGAAGTGGAGTACAAGCTGAAGTTTAACTGCAAGCCCTGTGAGATGGAGATTTGGGAGAAAGATGCAGAGTTTGAGATTGAGGAGGAAGGGATTTGGGATTGA
- a CDS encoding MOSC N-terminal beta barrel domain-containing protein yields MQSLRLRRKGFGIETSSEKMDRPFIQRIRIYPIKSLDPVEVQQAEVGIHSLKYDRSFALLGEDGRFINGKRTGLVNQLKASYDLENQFVFLSRRGEETVHKFELKPENSELVGYLEDFFGIKLVLLQNSNGKLMDIPTQSSVTVISTATLQSLQNDLKDHTLEDLRLRFRANIEIEGVEAFWEEKLFQVPGVGVRFTVGEVEMIGVSPRARCNVPPRNPMNGETDKSFIKKMMRSRLSSLPKDSTLLHYGNTYQLTVNTYLSPDQKGKIMKVGDPVEIKETVTFK; encoded by the coding sequence ATGCAGAGTTTGAGATTGAGGAGGAAGGGATTTGGGATTGAGACAAGCAGTGAAAAGATGGATAGACCTTTTATTCAAAGGATTCGTATTTATCCCATAAAATCTCTTGATCCCGTGGAGGTGCAGCAAGCAGAGGTTGGGATTCATTCACTAAAATATGATCGAAGCTTTGCCCTTTTAGGTGAAGATGGCCGCTTTATCAATGGTAAACGAACAGGCCTGGTCAATCAGCTCAAGGCCTCCTACGATTTGGAAAATCAATTTGTTTTTCTATCCAGAAGGGGGGAAGAGACTGTCCATAAATTCGAATTAAAGCCAGAAAATTCGGAACTCGTCGGGTATTTGGAAGATTTTTTTGGAATAAAACTAGTTTTGTTGCAAAACTCCAATGGGAAACTAATGGATATACCCACACAAAGTAGTGTAACTGTAATCAGCACCGCTACTTTACAATCTCTACAAAATGATCTGAAAGATCATACGCTTGAAGACCTTAGGCTGAGATTCAGGGCCAATATTGAAATTGAAGGGGTTGAGGCTTTTTGGGAGGAAAAACTATTTCAAGTGCCGGGGGTTGGGGTGCGATTCACAGTGGGTGAAGTTGAAATGATCGGGGTGAGTCCAAGAGCCCGTTGCAATGTTCCGCCTCGTAACCCGATGAATGGAGAAACTGATAAGTCTTTTATAAAAAAGATGATGCGAAGCAGGCTAAGTTCCTTGCCAAAGGACAGCACGTTGCTGCATTATGGCAATACCTATCAATTGACCGTCAATACTTACCTGAGTCCGGATCAAAAAGGAAAAATCATGAAGGTTGGCGATCCCGTTGAAATCAAAGAAACTGTGACTTTCAAATAG
- the sulP gene encoding sulfate permease, translating into MEISKFIPNIPWIRQYRRENLPGDFGAGLTVAAMLIPQGMAYAMIAGLPPVTGLYAAAIPAILYSIFGTSRQLSVGPVAMESLLVAAGIGAIAEPGSINYITLAFTLAFMVGAMQLLFGLLRLGFIVNFLSNPVISGFTSAAALIIVGNQFKYLLGVNIGRSQYFFNIIIDTVANINQTHLLTLGMGTLGIVLIKLGKKYFPSMPGSLTLVIIGTLASWGLGLNQAGVKILGDIPSGLPAFTLPALTPKNIGDLFPIALALVLIGFTETIAIGKAIAAKHTGQRIIPNRELIALGMANLGSGVFQGYPVTGGLARSAVNDQAGAKTNLASIISAVVVMITLMFFTPAFYYLPLVVLASIIMVAALGLVNIKEARTLWNANRTDFWMLAATFFATLFLGIQTGIISGVVLSLVVVIYRTSRPHTAVLAKVPGSTHYRNEKRFTNLEVRKDLLIYRFDAQIYFANIEYFRENLNDCVEERGEELRAIIIHAESINYIDSSGIRGLTEIIENYHRIGLKIYFAAVKGPVRDAFFRAGLIEKIGKENCFMDVQEAVDFHDGIDKTNYNSKFKPYTLQSN; encoded by the coding sequence ATGGAAATCAGCAAATTTATTCCCAACATTCCCTGGATCAGGCAGTACCGCAGAGAAAATCTCCCTGGAGATTTTGGTGCTGGGCTGACTGTAGCCGCCATGCTAATCCCTCAGGGAATGGCTTACGCCATGATCGCCGGCCTTCCTCCGGTTACAGGATTGTATGCTGCGGCTATTCCGGCTATTCTTTACAGTATCTTTGGCACTTCCCGCCAACTCTCAGTAGGGCCGGTAGCCATGGAATCACTGCTCGTAGCCGCAGGCATCGGGGCAATAGCCGAACCGGGGAGCATCAACTATATTACCCTCGCATTTACCCTCGCTTTTATGGTCGGGGCTATGCAGTTACTATTTGGCTTATTGCGGCTGGGTTTTATCGTCAATTTCCTGTCCAACCCTGTCATCAGTGGTTTTACTTCTGCTGCAGCCCTGATTATAGTGGGAAACCAATTTAAATACCTGCTGGGGGTCAATATCGGGCGGAGCCAGTATTTCTTCAATATCATTATCGATACGGTAGCCAATATCAACCAGACGCATCTGCTTACCCTGGGAATGGGAACTTTAGGAATTGTGCTCATAAAGCTGGGGAAAAAATATTTTCCCTCCATGCCAGGCTCTCTCACACTGGTAATCATAGGTACACTTGCCTCATGGGGGCTGGGACTCAATCAGGCAGGAGTGAAAATATTAGGAGATATCCCCAGCGGTTTGCCGGCATTTACCCTGCCTGCACTTACACCTAAAAATATCGGAGACCTTTTCCCCATAGCACTTGCACTGGTTCTTATCGGTTTTACCGAAACGATTGCCATCGGTAAGGCCATTGCAGCCAAACATACCGGGCAGCGAATTATCCCCAACCGGGAACTGATCGCCCTTGGAATGGCCAATTTGGGAAGTGGGGTTTTTCAAGGTTATCCGGTAACAGGCGGACTTGCGCGTTCGGCAGTCAACGATCAGGCCGGGGCAAAAACGAATCTCGCTTCGATCATCAGTGCGGTGGTAGTAATGATTACCCTGATGTTTTTTACGCCTGCATTTTATTACCTCCCGTTGGTTGTTCTTGCATCCATCATTATGGTAGCTGCATTGGGTCTGGTAAATATAAAAGAAGCGCGGACACTCTGGAATGCCAATCGCACAGACTTCTGGATGCTGGCGGCAACGTTTTTTGCCACGCTTTTTTTGGGTATACAGACAGGGATTATTTCTGGGGTAGTATTGTCTTTGGTAGTGGTCATTTACCGCACTTCAAGGCCTCATACAGCTGTATTGGCCAAAGTACCCGGCAGTACACATTACAGGAATGAAAAGCGGTTTACGAATCTGGAAGTGCGAAAAGATTTACTCATATACCGATTTGATGCACAGATCTACTTTGCCAATATCGAATACTTCAGAGAAAATCTCAACGACTGTGTTGAGGAGCGGGGAGAAGAACTTCGGGCGATTATTATTCATGCAGAGAGTATCAACTACATCGACAGCAGCGGGATACGAGGCCTAACAGAGATTATCGAAAACTATCACCGCATAGGCCTTAAAATCTACTTCGCAGCAGTAAAAGGCCCGGTGAGGGATGCCTTCTTCCGGGCAGGGCTGATTGAAAAAATAGGAAAAGAAAACTGCTTTATGGATGTGCAGGAAGCAGTGGATTTCCATGACGGAATTGACAAAACAAACTATAATTCGAAGTTTAAACCATATACACTTCAATCTAATTAA
- a CDS encoding rhodanese-like domain-containing protein, protein MEKATVIDVREPWEFMLGHVENSVNIPMGKIAQKVDEIKKMQEPLIFCCASGNRSGQVVSWLKEQGLKNITNGGSWRSVK, encoded by the coding sequence ATGGAAAAAGCAACTGTTATCGACGTTCGTGAACCCTGGGAGTTTATGCTTGGACATGTAGAAAACTCAGTGAATATCCCTATGGGAAAAATCGCTCAGAAAGTGGACGAGATTAAAAAAATGCAGGAGCCGTTGATTTTTTGCTGTGCTTCAGGAAACAGAAGCGGACAGGTAGTAAGCTGGCTCAAAGAGCAGGGTTTGAAAAATATTACCAACGGCGGTTCATGGAGAAGTGTAAAATAA
- a CDS encoding rhodanese-like domain-containing protein: MKVEQIYTGCLAEAAYYIESEGEAVIIDPLRETQPYIRKLNAEGVTLKYIFETHFHADFVSGHVDLAKATGAEIVFGPTARTNFPIIEATDGQELKVGKVTFKVLHTPGHTPESATYLLYDESGKEHSIFTGDTLFIGDVGRPDLAQKSGEITKEDLAGWLFDSLRNKIMVLPDEVIVYPAHGAGSACGKNMSSETWDTLGNQKRTNYALRADMTREEFIVEVSSGLLPPPQYFAKNARLNKDGYGSFDDVLAKGAIPLSPAHFEEIAENMGALVLDTRNKSDFAAAHIPNSIFIGLDGSFAPWVGALIPDLNQPILLVTTEGREEETVTRLARVGYDNTLGYLEGGLETWVRAGKEVDQVKGMPAEKVAEMFVHGEVDTLFDVRKPSEFLSQHVDGAENLPLDFINQNMHRIEKGKTLFLHCKSGYRSMIAASILKARGIASIVDVEGGWDALLKTSIPTTDYICPTELPQEVIDRQVEEVVGG; the protein is encoded by the coding sequence ATGAAAGTAGAACAGATTTATACAGGATGTCTCGCTGAGGCCGCTTACTATATTGAAAGTGAAGGCGAAGCTGTGATCATTGATCCGCTCCGCGAGACACAGCCATATATCAGAAAACTCAACGCCGAAGGCGTAACCCTGAAATATATCTTCGAAACGCATTTCCATGCGGACTTTGTTTCCGGTCATGTTGACCTTGCAAAGGCAACCGGTGCGGAGATTGTGTTTGGTCCCACTGCCAGAACCAATTTTCCAATCATTGAAGCTACTGATGGACAAGAGCTAAAAGTCGGAAAAGTTACGTTTAAAGTCCTCCATACCCCCGGCCATACACCTGAAAGTGCCACCTATCTCTTGTACGATGAATCAGGAAAAGAACATTCGATATTCACCGGTGACACCTTGTTTATCGGCGATGTCGGAAGACCTGACCTCGCACAGAAATCCGGGGAAATCACCAAAGAAGACCTTGCCGGCTGGTTATTTGACAGCCTCCGCAACAAAATCATGGTTTTGCCTGATGAGGTGATTGTATACCCTGCCCACGGCGCGGGTTCTGCCTGCGGCAAAAATATGTCCAGCGAAACCTGGGATACCCTCGGCAACCAGAAACGCACCAACTACGCCCTCCGCGCAGATATGACCCGTGAGGAGTTTATCGTCGAAGTAAGTTCAGGCCTTCTGCCTCCGCCGCAGTATTTCGCCAAAAATGCCCGCCTCAATAAAGATGGCTACGGCAGCTTTGACGATGTACTCGCCAAAGGCGCAATCCCGCTTTCGCCTGCACACTTTGAAGAAATCGCCGAAAATATGGGTGCGTTGGTTCTGGACACCCGCAATAAAAGTGATTTTGCTGCGGCACACATCCCCAACTCGATATTCATAGGGCTGGATGGAAGTTTTGCTCCCTGGGTAGGTGCACTCATCCCCGACCTCAATCAGCCGATTCTGCTTGTTACTACCGAAGGCAGAGAGGAAGAAACCGTTACCCGCCTGGCCCGCGTAGGCTACGACAATACCCTGGGGTATCTCGAAGGTGGATTGGAAACCTGGGTAAGAGCAGGTAAAGAGGTCGATCAGGTAAAAGGAATGCCGGCAGAGAAGGTGGCAGAAATGTTTGTTCACGGTGAAGTAGATACCCTGTTTGACGTGCGCAAACCTTCCGAATTCCTGTCTCAGCATGTAGATGGTGCAGAAAATCTCCCATTGGACTTTATCAACCAGAATATGCACCGCATCGAAAAAGGAAAAACGCTTTTCCTCCACTGCAAAAGCGGTTATCGCTCCATGATTGCAGCGTCTATCCTCAAAGCCAGAGGCATCGCCAGCATTGTTGACGTCGAAGGCGGATGGGATGCTTTGCTCAAAACATCAATTCCCACCACCGACTATATCTGCCCCACCGAACTTCCCCAGGAAGTCATCGACCGGCAGGTAGAAGAAGTAGTGGGAGGATAA